The Ascaphus truei isolate aAscTru1 chromosome 18, aAscTru1.hap1, whole genome shotgun sequence genome window below encodes:
- the SAXO2 gene encoding stabilizer of axonemal microtubules 2 codes for MKRKCICEICTCGRHHCPHMPTSLSDKTWGPCVITEYVDKYPQYDNVQPRHSMKPKHEYKGHGGRMEGITTFRSDYIPYDVITRPVPRHQEYQPKPGQIELGTTYNRDYNPYKIQPVVPARPVDGRKINTGKFDTNPTYKDDYIPWGIQKRELAKQDHSYQPPTVKFGNATTFQDAYFPKGLVPRESCKPPGIAKLSEIPFDGVTSHRISYVPYNVEPRFARLKQEYKPSSQPFDDLTTHRLNFKGTLGELTKSFKPAHGKIGSGARFEGSTEFQDRYLPWSLGLPHVHKSHEYIPPTTRMELDTTTHLDYVPHKQLPVAPILPVSHGRRSNMPFQGNTTMKDDFRAWETGRPEMIRKEHQIPNPTGPFDGLTTFKSHYLPHEVNLTQSCKPPNIVLHSSIPFEGGTLYRADYTPKKNEICPAIYPCPPGYAFENTDQRGHKMFRKILTPEINAFSKIHENNLSKAIAVMS; via the exons gCGCCACCATTGCCCCCATATGCCTACATCGCTTTCTGACAAAACCTGGGGGCCATGTGTTATTACGGAATATGTGGACAAGTACCCGCAGTATGATAATGTGCAACCCCGGCACAGCATGAAACCCAAGCATGAGTACAAAGGGCACGGTGGAAGAATGGAAGGAATAACCACCTTTAG GTCAGACTACATTCCATATGATGTAATAACCCGCCCTGTACCTAGACACCAAGAATATCAACCAAAACCCGGTCAAATTGAGCTTGGAACCACCTACAATAGAGATTATAACCCTTATAAAATACAACCAGTGGTACCAGCACGGCCGGTGGATGGGCGAAAGATCAACACCGGAAAGTTCGATACAAATCCTACATATAAAG ATGACTACATACCATGGGGTATCCAAAAAAGAGAACTTGCTAAACAGGACCATTCTTATCAACCTCCAACAGTGAAGTTTGGAAATGCAACTACCTTTCAGGATGCTTATTTCCCAAAAGGGCTAGTGCCAAGGGAAAGTTGTAAGCCACCTGGTATAGCTAAGCTTAGTGAGATTCCCTTTGATGGTGTGACAAGCCATCGCATTTCTTACGTTCCTTATAATGTAGAACCAAGATTTGCCAGGCTGAAACAAGAATACAAGCCTAGCAGCCAACCGTTTGATGATCTTACCACCCATCGGCTCAATTTTAAGGGTACACTTGGAGAGCTGACAAAGAGCTTTAAACCCGCGCATGGCAAAATTGGTAGCGGCGCTCGCTTTGAGGGTAGTACTGAATTCCAAGATAGGTATCTGCCATGGTCACTGGGCCTACCCCATGTTCACAAATCACACGAGTATATTCCACCTACCACTCGCATGGAGCTAGACACTACAACTCATCTGGATTATGTTCCACATAAGCAGCTTCCAGTAGCCCCCATATTACCAGTGTCCCATGGAAGGAGAAGCAATATGCCATTCCAAGGAAACACAACAATGAAAGATGATTTTAGAGCCTGGGAAACGGGTCGGCCAGAAATGATTAGGAAAGAGCATCAAATTCCAAATCCTACTGGACCATTTGATGGATTAACTACATTCAAATCTCACTATTTACCCCACGAGGTAAATCTAACTCAAAGTTGTAAGCCTCCAAATATAGTACTCCACAGCTCTATTCCCTTTGAAGGTGGCACCTTGTACCGTGCAGATTATACACCCAAGAAGAACGAAATCTGTCCAGCAATCTATCCCTGTCCCCCTGGCTATGCCTTCGAAAATACTGATCAACGAGGCCACAAAATGTTTCGGAAGATTTTAACtcctgaaatcaatgcgttttCTAAGATACATGAAAATAATCTCTCAAAGGCAATTGCTGTGATGTCTTAA